A window of Ruminiclostridium herbifermentans genomic DNA:
TGAAGTGGATTTTCTTGATGGTGCTCCAGGAATATATTCAGCTAGGTTTGGAGACCCCGAGGCTACTGACGATGATAAAAATCAAAAGCTTTTAGGCATGTTAGAGGGTGTACCTTTTGAAAAAAGAACTGCTAGATTTGTTTGTGCCATAGCTGTTGTATTTCCTGATGGAAAAGCTTTTGTTGTACGTGATACTTGTGAGGGCTTTATAGATTTTGAGTGTAAAGGCAATAATGGTTTTGGATATGATCCCATTTTTTATGTACCAGAATATGACAAAACCATGGCTCAATTAGACACAGATATAAAGAATAAAATAAGTCATCGAGCAAAGGCTTTGAACAAAATGGCTGAAAAAATCAAAGAGTATTTACCCGATACTAACTGCTTCTAAAGCAGACAATAGAATATAGATTCTTGATATGTTTATAGTTGTATTTTAGATGGCTATATTTATATAGATTCAGCAAGTTTAAATTATTTGCAGGAATGCTTAATGCATGTCGGTTAAAGCAGCTTTGAATGGTGAGTGTGAATGCTTAAAAAAGCTAATAAGAAGCTAATAAGAAGTAATTGCTAGTTCTAGTAAATTACTAATTTATGTTCATTTGATTATTTGGAAACCATTAATATGTCACTTCCGCTTATAGACCATGGGTATAAGAAGGGAGAATTAAATAAGCTATATTTAATGATTAATAGAAATGAATAATTTGAATTTTAGCTATGGGGGAAGGGGCTAAATGAAAGCACTTGTAATTAGTGATTCTCACGGATATATTTCAAATGCGAGAATAGCAATAGGATTAAATCCTGACGTTGAAATTATAATACATCTTGGAGACTATTATAAAGATGCAGTTCGATTAAGTGAATTGTATCCAAATATTAGATTTGAATTTGTAAGTGGAAATTGTGATGGAAATAAGGATATCAGTACCGAAAAAGTTCTTGAGATAGAAAATAATATAATTTTCATTACCCATGGACATAATTATTCTGTTAAATTGAATTACAAACGTATACTAGAACGCGCTAAAGCTGAAAATGCAAAGCTAGTCTTGTTTGGACATACCCATGTAGCAACTATTGAAAAAATTGATAATATACTTCTGTTAAATCCTGGAAGTATAACGCAATCAAGAAGCCGTTTTTCAGAGTCATATGCTATTTTGGATATCAATAAAAATAAAATTTTTTCTGATATTCTTTATTTTTAAATAAAATTATGTCTTGTAAAGCTTGATTTAAGCGGGTTTTAGAGATTGTAAATAAAAAATAAAAAAATTTTGAAAAAATGTTGACAAAGTATAACATGTCCTTTATAATATTAAAAGTCAGCTGGCGATACACTTCAAACGCTGATGATAAGCAACAGATGCGGGTGTAGTTCAATGGTAGAACATCAGCCTTCCAAGCTGATTGCGAGGGTTCGATTCCCTCTACCCGCTCCATATGTGCCAATAGCTCAGCTGGATAGAGCAACGCCCTTCTAAGGCGTGGGTCTGGGGTTCGAATCCCTATTGGCACGCCAAAAGCATTAGATAACAAAGATTGTTGTCTAGTGCTTTTTTGTATATGTAGGCAATGTACTGCTTTCTAATTTAAGTTGCTCCTTATATAAATTCCATGAAATTAGTTCTAGGTCAATAGCTCGGATAGAACGGTAAACTGAAAGTTATTATTTAGGGGCGGTAGCTTTAACAATCTATTTGGTTTTTTTCTTATAAGCTATGTGGAATTCTATGTCTGAAATTATCAGGTTTCCTACATCTATATGAAAATTATGAAAATGTGCTTAAAACTATTATTGTATGTTATTGTATCAGAAGAAGAACTACTTAAAGAGAAAAGAGGTTCCACTTATAGATGCATTTCAGACACCTTGTTAACAAAGAAAATTCGGTTTGCTCTGAAAAACTGAGCCAAGCGAATTTTCTAAGTGGAGGTGAGTATCATGGTTTGTGTATGATATAAAGGGTAATGTCTTTATTAAGTATTTAATATAAATGCCTTACAAGGTTATAATTTTAACTATAAAAAGATATAAATTTTATTGTATAAAAGTCACATGCTACAAGATTACCTGTTTCAGCTTGCCTAATAGTAATATAATTTGCACCAACACTGACTAGTTCTCCAAATTTATCTACTAATGTTCCTGTTCCAATTAAAAACTCTACTCTGACTTTTCGCCCAATTTTTGTACGTAAGTAACCGTTCAGATATTCTGTGCTCTCAAGTGTTATAGCCTGTGGTTCGCTAGTTGGTGTTATAGGTGTTAATTGGTTGAGGTCTGAAGAAGGTATCAATTCTTCGGGAACAGGGTTGTTTGGGTCAATACGTTCTTTTGGATAGCAGTCGGTGGTATTATAGTATGGAATAAAATAATTTTTCATAATACTAAACTTCCTTTCTTAATTCAATCTATCTAAATTCAATTTGCTATTATTTTCAATATTCTTATAACAATATAAATAATTAAATTATCAGCCTTAACTTTATATTAAAAGTTAATACCTAATTTCAAGGTGATAATATTCTATGTAAATTTACTTACATTTCATCAGGAGTTAACTAGTATTTATATAACTGAGAAAGCTTTATTTTCATATATTTAGTTTTTATGTTTTTGCATACTTTTCTGTAGGTACATAGAAGCAGTGTTTATTTATTCTGGTGAAAATAATACCAGTACCTCCAGGTGGGAAATAAGTTGCACATTTAGGACTATATGGGTTATAGTACCAAAGAGAATTAGCAACTGCACCAAGAGTGTTCCCAGCTAAAGCCCAATCAGCAATGTCATAATGTATTTGCTGTGGATTCATATTATAAATATTTTGTGGGTTATAAGCATTTGCTACTACTTCTTTGCAGCATGTAAACTGATTAATTTGATATATTGCTTTTCGCACATCACCATGAAGCAATCTAAAAAATTCGCCATATGGAACAGTAACTCTGTTCATGACAACAGACGCCACTGCTCTCATGCCGTCATCACCTTCTCCTTCGGCTTCACATTGTATCAATCTTGCAAATAATTCTCTAACTGTATATGCCATTCTCAATCACCTTTAATGGAAAATTGAATAAAACCGTAGTGTAATATTTCTAATAGCAGTATATTAGATGCTAAATAATATTGTTACATTATTATAAAATTATGTTAATCTAAATTAAGCTTCAATAGAATTATTATTAACTAGAGTTTTTCATTGCTTCTGAAATTATTGTTATGTGCCTTAAACTGTGGTTTTAAATATATATTAATGAATAGTAGGGGAGGAATAACACCATGGACTTGTTGGTAAAACTTTTTACTGCAAAGAATATGTTGTTTATCAAACTATAACTTGGTTGGTGATTTTAACATTAATGCAGGCTTAATTTAATAAGGAGTACGCTGTAACTGCTGTACTCCTTTGTCTTTGCTGATTAATCAATTGTATAGCGATATATTTATTCAACTTGTTTTTCAAAAGGAACATATTTGGTTTGTTAAGCCAACTATGGTTCGAAGCTTTAACTCAATAAATACTCAAAAATAAATTTATATATCAATAGCTTTATCAAGCCTTTCAATCCAGAGTAACTGACTTTATGAACCTCTTTATGATACCACTAGTAAAATGACTTGCTGCATTTTTTTTAAATTTAGGGAAATTAATAGTTGCTTCTTCATCTGCCTTGTCAGATATTACTCGAAAAACAATAAAATCAACATTGTGTTCATAGCAAACTTGTGCGACAGCGGCGCCTTCCATTTCAATACACATTAAATTCTGAATTTCGTTTCTTAGGCTTTGTACCTTTTGACTATCTGCTACGAAAATGTCACCGCTTGCAACAGTACCAACTACAACATTAGGAGTTGTAATATTGAACTCTTCTAAATCAGATTTGGAAACGTCAGCTTTCATATTCTCAGATATGTAATGAAGAGCAGATTGTTTAGCGAGTGTTATTATTTTCTCAGGAACTTCAAAGGCCTCTATACCTAGTAATGGTATCTCAAACTTCCTAAAACCCGGTAGAGCACTAGCGTCCATGTCATGCTGCACCAACTTATCAGCAATGACAATGTCGCCTATATTCAAGGTTTTTTCCGCCCCTCCAGCCACTCCGGTGAATACAACTAAATCAACTTTAAAAACCTCAATTAGTGTAGTTACAGTTGAGGCGGCTGCAACCTTTCCGTATCGGGAAAATACTAAAACCACATCCTTACCAAATAACTCACCGATATAAAATTCTCTCATTCCAATTGTTTTTGTTTCTGAAATCTTCATACTTTCTGACAAGAATTGTATTTCCTCTTGCATTGCACCACTTATACCTATTAACATTTTTAACCTCCAACATTTGTTTCAGGGTATAAAATAATAATTGAACATTTAATAAAACTCGTCACAAAGAAGTTTAGGCTTACTTTATGATTGCATAAGTTAAATTAATAAAAACATAGTGCAGTTTTACTAAAATTAAATAAATTTATACTTATTTACTTTTTAGTCTTATGTAAAAAAATAGGTCTATTAGACATTTATGTCTACAGACCTATTATAATACTAAATATCAATATAAGCTAGTAATACAGTTAATATTTTAAATTATATAAAAATATTTTGATACTATTGAGCTTATTAATTTGATTAGATTATGAGTGCCCTACATTCACCATCCATTGTTCATAGTATGCTAGTAGCTGCTAAAATGGGAAATAACATATATCAGCAGTAGACCGCTAATATAGTACTCCCATGCAATATATCAATGGCTTGCTCCCGCAATTGGCGCTGAAACAATTGCGGTGAAGAACAAGCATTTCCGCTGACAGTATTTCCAAGGCATCCTGTCTCGGGTGAATAGTAACACTATTTTAATTGTTTATATAGAATTAATGTTACATTTATACAGATTTTATTTGCTGAATGCTATAAAATAAATAGTAACCATTAGCTTTGCAATACTTCTCCATTTGTACCGATAACAACTATACTCCAAGGAATCATTTTACCTGATTGAATAAGAGCAGTTTTCACTGCATTTACAATACCACCGCAGCATGGGACTTCCATTCTTAAAATTTTAACGCTATTTATATTGTTATTTGAAAGTATCGCAGCAAGTTTTTGGGAGTAATCACCATCGTCAAGCTTGGGGCAACCTATCAAAGTTATTCTGTTTTTCATAAAATCCTTATGAATATTTGCATAGGCATATGCTGTGCAATCTGCTGCAATTAGCAG
This region includes:
- a CDS encoding XTP/dITP diphosphatase, which produces MNVLVVATKNQGKISEIKKVLADMSFEVVSIGDIGIDIDVEEDGTTFEENSMKKAQEICKISNKIVIADDSGLEVDFLDGAPGIYSARFGDPEATDDDKNQKLLGMLEGVPFEKRTARFVCAIAVVFPDGKAFVVRDTCEGFIDFECKGNNGFGYDPIFYVPEYDKTMAQLDTDIKNKISHRAKALNKMAEKIKEYLPDTNCF
- a CDS encoding metallophosphoesterase; translation: MKALVISDSHGYISNARIAIGLNPDVEIIIHLGDYYKDAVRLSELYPNIRFEFVSGNCDGNKDISTEKVLEIENNIIFITHGHNYSVKLNYKRILERAKAENAKLVLFGHTHVATIEKIDNILLLNPGSITQSRSRFSESYAILDINKNKIFSDILYF
- a CDS encoding cell wall hydrolase — protein: MAYTVRELFARLIQCEAEGEGDDGMRAVASVVMNRVTVPYGEFFRLLHGDVRKAIYQINQFTCCKEVVANAYNPQNIYNMNPQQIHYDIADWALAGNTLGAVANSLWYYNPYSPKCATYFPPGGTGIIFTRINKHCFYVPTEKYAKT
- a CDS encoding 5'-methylthioadenosine/adenosylhomocysteine nucleosidase translates to MLIGISGAMQEEIQFLSESMKISETKTIGMREFYIGELFGKDVVLVFSRYGKVAAASTVTTLIEVFKVDLVVFTGVAGGAEKTLNIGDIVIADKLVQHDMDASALPGFRKFEIPLLGIEAFEVPEKIITLAKQSALHYISENMKADVSKSDLEEFNITTPNVVVGTVASGDIFVADSQKVQSLRNEIQNLMCIEMEGAAVAQVCYEHNVDFIVFRVISDKADEEATINFPKFKKNAASHFTSGIIKRFIKSVTLD